Genomic segment of Nostoc sp. TCL240-02:
TGGGACTTACCACAAGGATCTATGCTCTCAGTGCGCTTACCAGCCAAAGAGGTAGAGCCGCGATTGAGTGCAGAATTAGCGATCGCAGCAATTAACGGCCCTTCCCTGTGTGTAGTTTCTGGACCAACAGAGGCGATCGCGGCCCTGCAAAAACAATTAGAAAGCGAAGAAGTTGTCTGTCGCCGTTTACACACTTCCCACGCTTTCCATTCCCCAATGATGGATGACATCATAGCCCCCTTTGCTGAGGTAGTTAGGAAAGTTAAATTATCACCTCCTCAAATCCCCTTTGTTTCCACAGTTACCGCCGACTGGATTACAGCCCAGCAAGCAACTGATCCGATGTATTGGGCTACACATCTACGTCAGACTGTGCGATTTGCACAGGGCATACAAACCTTATGGCAGCAACCAGAACGCGTACTGTTAGAAGTTGGGCCGCGAATCACAACTACGACCTTAGCCCGCCAACAAGCAAAAGATATTAAACAACAGATAGCGATCGCTTCTCTGGGCGATAACGCTGAGAACGAAGCCGAATGGACAGCATTACTCAAGGCAGTAGGACAACTGTGGCTAGCAGGAGTATCTATTGACTGGAGCAACTTCTATCAAAGGGAAACGCGACAACGAATTCCTCTGCCTACCTATCCCTTTGAACGCCAACGCTTCTGGATTGATCCTTTACCTCATCCCAATCGCGCAGCAACTCCCAAACCTTTAAATCCCCAGTTAGAAAAGACCCAAGATATGACAAAATCTCCTCAGCAAAAGCTTATTCCTCTGCTAAAAGAAATTATTGAAGAAACGTCAGGATTGGAAATCGCTAGTGTTGATGATTCGACAACATTTTTAGAAATGGGATTAGATTCTTTATCACTAACTCAAGTGGGGCTAGCGTTAAAGAAAAAATTTCAAGTAAAGGTAACACTTCGACAGTTACTAGAAATTTACCCCAATTTAGGAACACTGGCTGACTTTATCAATCCAGCCTTGTCTGCCGAAACTTTATCCGCATTAGGATTAACAGAAACCGTTGCAGAACCCATTCCCGAAGTACCATTACTAGCAGCTGTAACCACATCACCCACTTTGGTAGTGCATGAAGTTCATACAAATGGATCTGCACCTCAGATTTCTCCCCAACCTGCTGCATCCAGTTTCTTCGAAAATGTGATTAATCAGCAGCTACAAATCATGAGTCAGCAATTGGCACTATTGGGTAACAACAGTCAACCTGTAACAATCCCAGTTGTACCTGTGGCGACACCTCAAAATAATGGTGTCAAACCACAAAGCGCCGTATCTATCCCAGCTACTCAAACGGGCAAAGAATCACCTGCATCGGTAGACACGGAATCAAATGGTGCTAAAAAGGCATTTGGTGCGGCTGCTCGAATTGAAAAAACTCAGACTAAAACTCTGACAACGCAACAACGCACTCATCTAGATAAAATTATCCAAAGATATACAAAACGGACTCAAAAATCTAAAGAATACACTCAATCTCATCGCCCTTATTTGGCAGATCCAAGAACTGTTTCTGGCTTTAACCCGACGATGAAAGAGATGGTTTATCCCATCGTAGCGGCTCGTTCATCGGGTTCTAAACTTTGGGATCTTGATGGCAATGAATATGTCGATTTAAGCAATGGCTTTGGTTTGAATTTGTTTGGTTGGTCGCCACCTTTCATTACCGAAGCAATTGAAGCGCAACTGAAACTAGGCATGGAAATTGGGCCGCAGACTCCCTTAGTTGGAGAAGTGGCAAAGCTGATGTGTGAGTTGACCAACTTTGACCGAGCAGCCTTTTGCAACACAGGTTCGGAAGCGGTTTTGGGAGCGATGCGGATGGCACGCACCATCACAGGGCGTAACTTAATCGCCATCTTTTCTGGAGCTTATCACGGTATTTTGGATGAAGTAATTGTTCGGGGGACAAAAAAACTCCGGTCAATTCCTGCTGCTCCTGGTATCCCACCCGAAATGGTAGAGAACATTTTGGTGGTGGACTACGATTCACCTGAGTCTCTAGAAATCCTTAGAAGTCGGGCTGATGAGTTAGCAGCAGTTATGGTTGAATCTGTGCAAAGCCGTCGCCCTGAATACCAGCCCAAGGAATTCCTTCAGCAATTGCGTGATTTCACGGAAGAAGCTGGTATTGCTCTGATTTTTGATGAAATCGTTACCGGATTTAGAATTCATCCAGGTGGCGCTCAGGCGCATTTTGGTATCAAAGCTGATATAGCAACCTACGGCAAGATTGTGGGCGGTGGACTACCGATTGGAGTTATTGCTGGGAAATCGCAATATATGGATGCTTTAGATGGTGGATTTTGGCAGTTTGGGGATGACTCAGTTCCAGAAGTTGGTGTAACTTACTTTGCGGGAACTTTTGTCCGCCATCCTTTAGCACTAGCAGCCGCCAAAGCAGTACTTCAACATTTAAAACAGAGTGGCCCCAGCTTGCAGCAAAATCTCAATGCAAGAACCGATAAGTTTGTAGCGGAACTTATGGGCTATTTCGAGAAAGTTCAGGCTCCGTTTACAGCTTATAACTTCGGCTCCCTGTTTATGGTGAAATCTTCACCAGAGTTTCCTTATGGAGATTTGCTATTTTACTTACTGCGGGATAAGGGAGTGCATACTTGGGATCACCGTCCTTGCTTTTTGACAACAGCTCATTCCGAAGCCGATCTAGCTTTTGTAATGGCAGCCTTTAAAGAAAGTATTGCCGAAATGCAGTCTGCTGGCTTTTTGTCTGCACCGCCCATAGAAGTAACAAACAGCGAAGTTACCAATAACAGCCTACGTAATCGTCCTCCGCAACCTAATGCCAAATTAGGACGAGATCCCCAAGGCAATCCCGCCTGGTATATCCCCGATACCGAGCGACCAGGGAAATATTTACAAGTTGCAAGTGTTTCCTAAGTGCTTTAAAAATTTGGCGTTGCTGATTGAAAGTATGAAGTCATATCAAAAAATGTCAATTCCTACTCCAATTCAGCAACACCAAAAATTAACTATGTTTGCAAATAGTAAATACTCATCGATTAGGGATTTTTATATTAACTGATCATCTACTTAAACCTGGTTCAAGTCAGCCCTAAGCAGATCATAGTAGAAATTAAAAGCTAAACTTTTGACAGATTTGATATAGCAAAATAATTATTATAAATAGCGTAGGCAATGCCTACCAAAACCATAATCTGGTGAACAATGTTTAGCATACTTGTATTTCATAAATTCCATGAAACCATCAATATTATCCTAAAAATATCTAACTGTTTATATTCTTGAGATAATTCAATGCCAAAAATATCAATGTATAACCAAATCAATTCGCTCACCGCTCTGCGCGGTATTGCAGCTTTGGTTGTTGTTGTACATCATTTCTCGTATTACACTTTACCTAAAACTGGTTCCACTTTATCAGCATATAGCAATTTTTTTCGTAATGGATATTTGTGGGTTGATTTTTTCTTCATTCTGAGTGGTTTTATCATGACCCACGTTTATATTGAAGATTTTTCATTAAAAGTTAATTCATCTAAATATCGTTCATATTTATTGTCGCGTTTTGCCAGAATTTATCCTATACATATATTTATTCTCTCTCTATTTATCGGATTAGAAATTTTAAAAATATTTTTACTAAATAATTCTGCCTTTACTGGTAAATTTAACTTAACTGCCCTTTTTGCTAATATTTTTTTACTCCAAGCATTCGACTTAAATTGCCCGCCTTTATTTTGGTGCGATACTTATTGGAATGAGCCAGCTTGGTCAATTAGTGTAGAATTTGTTATTTATTGCATATTTCCATTCCTCTTATTTTTATTATTGCGAAACAATGAAAAAAATGATTTAAAAATTTACATTTTTGTCCTCTTCAGTATATTACTACTAATCGCTTTTACCCGTGGAAATTTAGATAGTATTATTGGCATACCTTCCATAGCTAGGTGCGGGCTAGAGTGCATACTCGGCATTATAACTTATAAAATCTATCGCCGAGGTAATTATAGAAAATATTTTAATCTTAATTTACTAGCAATTATAGCTATAACTTGGATAATTCTGATTATGAATTACTACTGGACTTATTGGCGTAGTCTTCATGATTGGCTAATCTTACCAGCTTTTTCTCTCCTAATCTTAGCGGTATCTATCAACAATAATTGTGTAATATCAAAAATTTTAAATTCACGTTTGATGCTGTATTTTGGGACTATATCTTACTCGATTTATATGGTTCATTGGTTTGTTCAAGAATTGTTAAAAACATTATGGATTTATAAACTTCACCATGCTTTTGGTAAAGGATTCACAGAACATGAAGCCTTGACATCTCTAGGAGTATTTCTTATGATTATCATATTGGCTGCATCATTGACATATAGATTTGTAGAGGTTCCAATGCGTAATTTTTTAAAGTCTACAATCTTGGCTAAACAATGAATTTAAATGCCAATATTTTTCTAAGAAAAATTAAATTTTACTTCGAATAAACTGAGAAAATAATAGATTTTTATGAGCTTATTACCTGTAGATTACCAATCCAGTTTAACTGCGGTTGATTTTGATCCATTTGCAGATGGAGAATTACTTCTAACCGCCCCTGCCACAGAATCACAAAAAGAAATCTGGGCTTCT
This window contains:
- a CDS encoding type I polyketide synthase — its product is MVNMQTSDNQDPIDGVAIIGMVGRFPGAGNVDEFWRNLCEGLESTTFFQDEELDPSIDPNLCKDPSYVKARGIISGGETFDAAFFGINPLEAVVMDPQARVFLELVYEALENAGYESESFDGLIGLYAGCGQNTYFANHISGRMEIVDRIGEFQTMLANEKDFLTTRAAYKLNLKGPAVSVNTACSTSLVAIIQACQALSSYQCDMALAGGVSMTTPQNSGYMAQEGSMLSGDGHCRPFDASAQGTMFNNGAGIVVLKRLEDALNEGDRIYAVIRGSGINNDGADKVSFTAPSVDGQAEAVAMAQAYANFHPETISYIEAHGTATPLGDPIEIEALTQAFRVHTDAKQFCAIGSLKSNVGHLVAAAGIAGLIKTVLALHYKKIPPSLNFEAPNPKIDFANSPFYVNTKLAEWPEGETPRRAGVSSFGVGGTNAHIVLEEAPQIQNSGSSRPQQLLLLSAKTSTALEAATANLQQYLQYNAEINLADVAYTLQRGRKALNYRRSVVCHDITDAIAALQSLDPNQVNTRHTEIRNPAVAFMFPGQGSQYVDMGLNLYNREPVFQEVVDECAEILKPLLGGDLRKIIYPAPSDRETAAIALKQTCFTQPALFVIEYALAQLWQSWGVEPQAMIGHSIGEFVAACIAGVFTLEDALMLVANRGRFMWDLPQGSMLSVRLPAKEVEPRLSAELAIAAINGPSLCVVSGPTEAIAALQKQLESEEVVCRRLHTSHAFHSPMMDDIIAPFAEVVRKVKLSPPQIPFVSTVTADWITAQQATDPMYWATHLRQTVRFAQGIQTLWQQPERVLLEVGPRITTTTLARQQAKDIKQQIAIASLGDNAENEAEWTALLKAVGQLWLAGVSIDWSNFYQRETRQRIPLPTYPFERQRFWIDPLPHPNRAATPKPLNPQLEKTQDMTKSPQQKLIPLLKEIIEETSGLEIASVDDSTTFLEMGLDSLSLTQVGLALKKKFQVKVTLRQLLEIYPNLGTLADFINPALSAETLSALGLTETVAEPIPEVPLLAAVTTSPTLVVHEVHTNGSAPQISPQPAASSFFENVINQQLQIMSQQLALLGNNSQPVTIPVVPVATPQNNGVKPQSAVSIPATQTGKESPASVDTESNGAKKAFGAAARIEKTQTKTLTTQQRTHLDKIIQRYTKRTQKSKEYTQSHRPYLADPRTVSGFNPTMKEMVYPIVAARSSGSKLWDLDGNEYVDLSNGFGLNLFGWSPPFITEAIEAQLKLGMEIGPQTPLVGEVAKLMCELTNFDRAAFCNTGSEAVLGAMRMARTITGRNLIAIFSGAYHGILDEVIVRGTKKLRSIPAAPGIPPEMVENILVVDYDSPESLEILRSRADELAAVMVESVQSRRPEYQPKEFLQQLRDFTEEAGIALIFDEIVTGFRIHPGGAQAHFGIKADIATYGKIVGGGLPIGVIAGKSQYMDALDGGFWQFGDDSVPEVGVTYFAGTFVRHPLALAAAKAVLQHLKQSGPSLQQNLNARTDKFVAELMGYFEKVQAPFTAYNFGSLFMVKSSPEFPYGDLLFYLLRDKGVHTWDHRPCFLTTAHSEADLAFVMAAFKESIAEMQSAGFLSAPPIEVTNSEVTNNSLRNRPPQPNAKLGRDPQGNPAWYIPDTERPGKYLQVASVS
- a CDS encoding acyltransferase — its product is MPKISMYNQINSLTALRGIAALVVVVHHFSYYTLPKTGSTLSAYSNFFRNGYLWVDFFFILSGFIMTHVYIEDFSLKVNSSKYRSYLLSRFARIYPIHIFILSLFIGLEILKIFLLNNSAFTGKFNLTALFANIFLLQAFDLNCPPLFWCDTYWNEPAWSISVEFVIYCIFPFLLFLLLRNNEKNDLKIYIFVLFSILLLIAFTRGNLDSIIGIPSIARCGLECILGIITYKIYRRGNYRKYFNLNLLAIIAITWIILIMNYYWTYWRSLHDWLILPAFSLLILAVSINNNCVISKILNSRLMLYFGTISYSIYMVHWFVQELLKTLWIYKLHHAFGKGFTEHEALTSLGVFLMIIILAASLTYRFVEVPMRNFLKSTILAKQ